CCCCTTCTATGCAAAACTAACCTCACGGTATTTTTTAGTATCACTAAACTATATTCTCCTCTGATTTCAGTTTTCTAACACTTTCTCCGCTAAGTTTTATCTTATGACTGCTATGTACCAATCTGTCAAGTATTGCATCTGCCACAGTGGCATTCTTTAGACAATCATACCAGTTATCAATTGGTAATTGAGAAGTAACTATTGTTGAATTCACGCCAACTCTATCCTCTATTACTTCTAATAAATCATTAGCTTCATCAGCCTCAAACGCACTGATACCAAAATCATCTAAAATGAGAAGATTAAACCTTGCAAGACGGGAAAGCATTTTTATATAATCACCTTCTAACCTTGCCAGTTTTAATTCTTCCATTAATCTGGGAACCCTGTAATATCTCGCAGTATAACCATCAAGAATTGCTCTGTTTGCCAGTGCTTGAGCTATATAGCTCTTCCCCGTACCAGTAGGCCCAGTAATAATTATGTTCTGTTTTCTTCTCAAATAATCACCTCCTATCAGAGAAGTCATTATACTTTTATTCAATCCCCGTTGAATACCGTAATCGATATCTTCCACCCTTGCCATCTTCTCTTTCAGTTTTGCGGCAGCCAAGTTTCTTTTAATCTTTCGATTCAGCCTTTCCGATAGTTCGGCTTGAAGTAACTGAATTAATCTTTCTTCAAAGGGCATTTCGTTGTAAACTGGGTTTTCTTGTTGTTTGGTAAGTGCAGCACTAAACCCTTTTAAACTTAATTGTGATAAAAGATTATCAAGTTCCATTACTTTTCCTCCTTCTCTTCCTTGTAGTATTGTTTACCCCTTATATTCTCATGCTTATTTAAAGGGGTGATATCTTTTTTCGGTCTTTGCTGATAAGATTTGGTCTTCAAGATAGTTTTTACGCTTTTTACTGTAAACGCTCCTATTGAAATCGCTTTTTGACAGCTTAATTCCAATTCCTTTGCAGAGTATTCATCGGATAATTTTAATATCGCAATACAGGTTCTATAAGCATTTACAGGGTGATTCCTTGATTCCATTATCATTTTCATCAACTTAGTCGTATTTAAGCCTATTTTAGATGCCCAAAAAAATATTCTTTTTGGACTCCATCTTTCTTTACTCAATACGTGGTTAGGTGGCATATGTTCATCCAAAGTAGAAGCTTGACCTTTAATAAATAACCTGGGAT
The Deferribacter autotrophicus genome window above contains:
- the istB gene encoding IS21-like element helper ATPase IstB — protein: MELDNLLSQLSLKGFSAALTKQQENPVYNEMPFEERLIQLLQAELSERLNRKIKRNLAAAKLKEKMARVEDIDYGIQRGLNKSIMTSLIGGDYLRRKQNIIITGPTGTGKSYIAQALANRAILDGYTARYYRVPRLMEELKLARLEGDYIKMLSRLARFNLLILDDFGISAFEADEANDLLEVIEDRVGVNSTIVTSQLPIDNWYDCLKNATVADAILDRLVHSSHKIKLSGESVRKLKSEENIV